The following coding sequences are from one Enterococcus sp. 4G2_DIV0659 window:
- a CDS encoding MerR family transcriptional regulator, producing the protein MNITAFAQQFNVSTDAIRFYERSGLLQPKRQSNGYRKFTETDQQELKIILALKELDFSIKEIHYLLTLKRQPISTACNKESTAFLTNKITVIQQKITFYEMAYQLLLKLKNTVEENKYEENQAELFTMIDQLARYGL; encoded by the coding sequence ATGAACATCACCGCATTCGCTCAACAATTTAATGTATCGACAGACGCTATCCGCTTCTACGAACGTTCTGGTTTGTTACAACCGAAACGTCAGTCAAATGGTTACCGTAAATTTACAGAAACTGACCAACAAGAGCTAAAAATCATCTTAGCCTTAAAAGAATTAGATTTTTCCATAAAAGAAATCCATTATTTACTCACGTTAAAAAGGCAACCGATTTCTACTGCATGCAACAAAGAGTCTACTGCTTTTCTAACAAACAAAATCACGGTCATTCAACAAAAGATCACATTTTACGAAATGGCGTACCAACTACTACTTAAACTAAAAAACACAGTCGAAGAGAATAAGTATGAAGAAAATCAAGCTGAGTTGTTCACGATGATTGATCAATTAGCTCGTTACGGATTATAG
- a CDS encoding DUF4260 domain-containing protein — translation MTNKTILQIENGSLFLLAFALFIHLNVPVFYFFLWLLLPDITMLGYLGGSSLGANIYNLGHNLVFPVLLTIIYLLTHTTLLLPIAIVWSAHIFMDRTLGYGLKYSDDFKHTHIQSL, via the coding sequence ATGACAAATAAAACCATTTTACAAATAGAAAACGGCAGTCTGTTTCTTTTGGCATTTGCTTTATTTATCCACTTAAACGTCCCAGTCTTTTACTTCTTTCTTTGGCTCTTACTACCAGATATAACCATGTTGGGCTACTTAGGTGGTTCGTCGCTTGGTGCTAACATTTACAATTTAGGACATAACTTAGTTTTCCCTGTGTTGTTAACTATTATTTACCTACTTACCCACACTACGCTTTTATTGCCGATCGCTATCGTTTGGTCCGCCCATATTTTTATGGATCGCACATTAGGATATGGCCTCAAATACTCCGATGATTTTAAACATACACATATCCAAAGCCTCTAA
- a CDS encoding AraC family transcriptional regulator, which produces MEWVTRLEQSLDYIEKNLTETIDFDYLAQIACCSTYHYQRIFSYMVGVPLAVYIRRRKLSLAGVELQQGAKVIDVAIKYGYESPNSFARAFKNQHNITPSQAQQEGSLLTSFPRIKFHITIKGDVEMEYRIKTKEAFRVIGARKQLSADIEENFKEVPLFWQQIGRDGTLEKLIPLMSQEPNGIMGISTGFEADQKNKNDFSNSKGMSYYIAVASDQELPANLEEYTVPAFTWAIFSGRGAMPHAIQELERRIVTDWLPSSGYEYANGPDIELYLDANPDNATFEVWLPVVKSK; this is translated from the coding sequence ATGGAATGGGTTACTAGGTTGGAACAGTCACTAGACTACATCGAAAAGAATTTAACAGAGACAATTGATTTTGATTATTTGGCGCAAATCGCTTGTTGCTCTACCTATCACTATCAGCGGATTTTTTCTTATATGGTTGGTGTTCCTTTAGCTGTTTACATCCGTCGTAGAAAATTATCTTTAGCAGGCGTGGAGCTTCAGCAAGGAGCAAAAGTGATTGATGTTGCCATAAAATACGGATATGAATCACCAAATTCTTTTGCTCGCGCATTTAAAAACCAGCACAACATCACCCCTTCACAAGCACAGCAAGAAGGCAGTCTGTTAACTTCTTTCCCTAGAATCAAATTCCACATCACAATCAAAGGAGATGTAGAAATGGAATACCGGATTAAAACAAAAGAAGCCTTTCGGGTTATTGGAGCAAGAAAACAATTGAGTGCAGATATTGAAGAAAACTTTAAAGAAGTCCCTTTATTCTGGCAACAGATTGGAAGGGATGGCACATTAGAAAAACTGATTCCATTAATGTCTCAAGAACCTAACGGGATCATGGGAATCAGCACTGGATTTGAAGCTGATCAAAAAAACAAAAATGATTTTTCCAACAGTAAAGGAATGTCTTATTATATCGCTGTTGCCAGTGACCAAGAATTGCCAGCTAATCTTGAGGAATACACTGTACCCGCATTTACTTGGGCAATTTTTTCTGGTCGAGGAGCAATGCCTCACGCAATCCAAGAATTAGAGAGAAGAATCGTCACAGATTGGCTGCCAAGTTCAGGGTATGAATATGCAAACGGACCCGATATCGAGCTTTATCTTGACGCTAACCCAGATAACGCCACCTTTGAAGTTTGGCTCCCCGTTGTAAAATCAAAATAA
- a CDS encoding glycoside hydrolase family 13 protein — protein MTHTQTTTHWWQEAVIYQVYPRSFQDSNGDGIGDLAGIIQRLDYLKTLGINAIWLSPVYRSPNDDNGYDISDYEQIMTEFGTMDDMDHLIQETQKREIKIIMDLVVNHTSDEHPWFIESRSSKENLYRDFYVWRKGINGHAPNDLESTFLGSAWQLDELTGEYYLHLFSKKQPDLNWENPTVRHAIYDMMNFWIDKGIGGFRMDVIDLVGKIPDQKITGNGPKLHDYLQEMNAHTFGGKDLLTVGETWGATPEIAKLYSDPQRNELSMVFQFEHVALDELPGKSKWDLRPLQISELKTVFEKWQTELGNQGWNSLFWNNHDLPRIISRWGNDRTYRIKSGKMLAILLHMLKGTPYIYQGEEIGMTNRVIEDISEVEDIESKNMYADRIQKGYTKSEILASINAKGRDNARTPIQWDSTENAGFTTGSPWLAVNENYHEINVAQALEDKNSIFYTYQKLIDLRKTHPLIVWGSFELLKETAEEVFAYYRHYQGESWLVVCNFSDQEQHFSLETSAKETIITNTNKEYQQLSDRTLEPYEAFVVTIGGRKDA, from the coding sequence ATGACACACACACAAACAACCACTCATTGGTGGCAGGAAGCCGTCATTTATCAAGTATATCCACGGAGCTTTCAAGATAGTAACGGAGATGGCATCGGAGATTTGGCCGGCATCATTCAACGCCTAGATTATTTAAAAACACTCGGAATAAACGCCATTTGGCTTAGCCCTGTCTATCGTTCACCAAATGATGATAACGGCTATGACATTAGCGATTACGAACAAATCATGACTGAGTTTGGAACGATGGACGACATGGATCACTTAATCCAAGAAACCCAAAAAAGAGAAATCAAAATCATTATGGATCTAGTCGTTAACCACACTAGTGACGAACACCCTTGGTTTATCGAATCTCGCTCATCAAAAGAAAACCTCTATCGTGATTTTTACGTTTGGCGAAAAGGCATCAACGGTCACGCTCCAAACGACCTAGAATCAACCTTCCTAGGTTCTGCTTGGCAATTAGATGAATTAACTGGCGAATATTATTTGCACTTATTTAGTAAAAAACAACCTGACTTAAATTGGGAAAACCCAACCGTTCGTCACGCCATCTACGATATGATGAATTTTTGGATCGACAAAGGCATTGGTGGTTTCCGAATGGATGTAATTGACCTTGTAGGGAAAATCCCAGATCAAAAAATCACAGGAAACGGACCAAAACTCCACGATTATTTACAAGAAATGAACGCCCACACATTCGGCGGAAAAGACCTACTAACCGTGGGCGAAACTTGGGGCGCAACACCAGAAATCGCCAAGTTATACTCCGATCCACAACGAAATGAATTATCCATGGTGTTCCAATTTGAACATGTTGCATTAGATGAACTACCAGGCAAAAGCAAATGGGATCTACGCCCGCTGCAAATCTCAGAACTAAAAACCGTCTTCGAAAAATGGCAAACTGAACTCGGCAATCAAGGATGGAATTCACTATTTTGGAATAACCATGACTTACCTCGAATTATTTCAAGATGGGGAAACGATCGGACCTATCGTATAAAAAGTGGAAAAATGTTGGCGATTTTACTCCACATGCTAAAAGGGACTCCCTATATTTATCAAGGTGAGGAAATCGGGATGACCAACCGAGTAATCGAAGACATCTCAGAAGTCGAAGATATCGAAAGTAAAAATATGTACGCCGACCGAATCCAAAAAGGCTACACAAAATCAGAAATCCTCGCTTCAATCAACGCCAAAGGACGGGATAACGCTCGTACACCAATACAATGGGATAGCACTGAAAACGCAGGATTCACAACAGGTTCACCGTGGCTTGCTGTTAATGAAAATTATCATGAGATCAACGTAGCACAGGCGTTAGAAGACAAAAATTCAATATTTTACACATACCAAAAGCTGATTGACCTACGCAAAACACACCCATTGATTGTTTGGGGAAGCTTCGAATTGTTAAAAGAGACGGCCGAAGAGGTTTTTGCTTATTATCGCCATTACCAAGGAGAAAGTTGGCTTGTCGTTTGTAATTTCTCTGATCAAGAACAACACTTTTCATTAGAGACATCAGCGAAAGAAACGATTATTACTAACACTAACAAAGAATACCAACAACTTTCCGACCGAACATTGGAACCTTATGAAGCGTTTGTCGTCACCATCGGAGGAAGAAAAGATGCCTGA
- a CDS encoding DNA-3-methyladenine glycosylase I, giving the protein MGKMRCDWANTNELEAKYHDEEWGTAEHDDRKLFEMLVLESMQAGLSWSTILKKRETLRRAYDHFDYVKIAAYDQEKIDSLLEDPGIIRNKLKINATINNAQVFMQIQEEYGSFDQFIWSYIDCKPIQNRWKEIKEVPASTELSDKISKDLKKKGFKFLGTTTVYAFMQATGMVNDHVQYCFKCTESE; this is encoded by the coding sequence ATGGGAAAAATGCGGTGTGATTGGGCCAATACAAATGAGTTGGAAGCGAAATACCACGATGAAGAGTGGGGAACAGCAGAACATGATGATCGGAAATTGTTTGAAATGTTGGTTTTAGAAAGCATGCAGGCTGGTTTGAGTTGGTCGACAATTCTAAAAAAACGAGAGACGTTACGGCGTGCGTACGATCATTTTGATTATGTGAAAATCGCTGCCTATGATCAAGAAAAAATCGATTCTTTATTAGAAGATCCAGGTATTATTAGGAATAAATTGAAAATCAATGCAACCATCAATAATGCGCAAGTATTTATGCAAATTCAAGAAGAATATGGCAGTTTTGATCAATTTATCTGGTCATATATTGATTGTAAACCTATTCAAAATCGTTGGAAAGAAATCAAGGAAGTTCCAGCATCGACAGAGTTATCCGATAAGATTAGTAAAGACTTAAAGAAAAAAGGATTTAAATTTTTAGGAACAACAACGGTTTATGCCTTTATGCAAGCAACAGGCATGGTGAATGATCATGTACAGTACTGCTTTAAGTGTACTGAAAGTGAATAA
- a CDS encoding GyrI-like domain-containing protein produces MKFEWRKQEKNLYLPKEKPMELQVPSQKFYTISGKGNPNGPQFAEETAALYAMSYGIRMMPKNGVTPDGYFEYTVYPLEGIWTLSDEAIAEGRAFDKADLVYKIMIRQPDFVTEELALSNLERVGKKKPNPNNQQVQFETIADGKCVQMMHLGSYDDEFRTFEVMDSYCEEHQLKRTTFAHKEIYLSDPRKVAPEKMKTVLRYFVE; encoded by the coding sequence ATGAAATTCGAATGGCGAAAACAAGAAAAAAATCTTTATCTACCAAAAGAAAAACCAATGGAACTTCAAGTTCCATCGCAAAAATTTTATACAATCTCTGGAAAAGGTAATCCTAATGGTCCTCAGTTTGCAGAGGAGACGGCCGCTTTATATGCGATGTCTTATGGGATTCGGATGATGCCTAAAAATGGTGTTACGCCAGATGGGTATTTTGAGTATACTGTTTATCCGTTGGAGGGGATTTGGACGTTATCTGATGAAGCAATTGCAGAGGGAAGGGCGTTTGATAAGGCGGATTTGGTCTATAAAATCATGATTCGTCAACCGGATTTTGTTACTGAAGAATTAGCTTTGTCTAATCTGGAGCGAGTAGGGAAAAAGAAACCGAATCCGAATAACCAACAGGTACAATTTGAAACGATAGCAGATGGAAAATGTGTCCAAATGATGCATCTAGGTTCTTACGATGATGAATTCAGAACGTTTGAAGTGATGGATTCGTATTGCGAAGAACATCAGCTAAAAAGAACAACTTTTGCCCATAAAGAAATTTATCTTTCTGATCCAAGAAAAGTAGCGCCTGAAAAGATGAAAACAGTGTTGCGTTATTTTGTTGAGTAG
- a CDS encoding glucosamine-6-phosphate deaminase has protein sequence MKVIVEKDFEAMSETTKNILLGHMNQDKRVNLSITAGNTPVGVYKKMVEIVKDSPNYTNVHYYNFDEIPVAGQNEGITITDLRKLYLNPANIHEANIHPLTVENYAEQDKRLAMDGGLDAMLIGLGGDGHFCGNMPTTTRFENLTYKVKVSGEEPWFVPGEMEKGMEFVTMGPVSVMRVKHLILIVNGEKKAEMVKHVLQGSVTEKYPASILQLHPNLTVILDEEAASKLDRYV, from the coding sequence ATGAAAGTGATTGTTGAAAAAGATTTTGAAGCGATGAGTGAGACAACCAAAAATATTTTATTAGGGCATATGAACCAAGATAAACGTGTGAATTTATCAATTACGGCTGGAAATACTCCAGTTGGTGTGTATAAAAAAATGGTAGAGATTGTAAAAGATTCACCGAATTATACAAATGTTCATTATTACAATTTTGATGAAATTCCGGTGGCTGGTCAAAATGAAGGAATCACAATCACTGATTTAAGAAAATTGTATTTAAATCCAGCAAATATTCATGAAGCAAATATTCATCCTTTGACTGTAGAAAATTACGCAGAACAAGACAAACGCTTGGCAATGGATGGTGGTTTAGATGCAATGTTGATCGGTCTAGGTGGTGATGGACATTTTTGTGGGAATATGCCTACAACAACAAGATTTGAAAATTTAACGTACAAAGTGAAAGTATCCGGAGAAGAACCATGGTTTGTCCCAGGAGAAATGGAAAAAGGCATGGAATTTGTCACTATGGGACCTGTCAGTGTTATGCGTGTGAAACATTTAATTCTGATTGTGAATGGCGAGAAAAAAGCTGAAATGGTGAAACATGTACTACAAGGGTCTGTGACAGAAAAATATCCAGCATCTATTTTACAACTTCATCCAAATCTTACTGTCATCTTAGATGAAGAAGCAGCAAGTAAATTAGATCGGTACGTGTAA
- a CDS encoding glycoside hydrolase family 13 protein, whose product MPELSTQSKPLYTAQKNNWWKNAVGYQIYPRSFKDSNHDGIGDLNGIRQKLPYLKELGIDFIWINPIYASPNIDNGYDISDYQAIHEDFGTMEDFQDLLEEAHELDLKIIMDLVVNHTSDQHPWFLEAKKSRNNPYRDYYHWVDATEDQPPNNWQSFFGGSTWTYDDTTQQAYFHTFAKEQPDLNWKNPRVRHEIYQMIRWWLELGIDGFRIDAISHIQKEPWDFEITDNQWAPFMNVSGIETYLKELKAIFNEYNVMTVGEASGVPHQEATHWTGDSGYFNMIFELEHCERIGELGSQKGSIPHLKQSLTQWQTSLADDGWNALYLENHDTPRSVSVYGDDSPEAAKALATVQLLLKGTPFIYQGQELGMTNYPFQSIEDIDAADTIHFYQTLLAQGKTTTDALKIAINWSRDHSRTPFQWEDTLHGGFSTTTPWLKVNDNYRMINAVQKEVETSSVFHYYQTLIRLRKQTEALIHGKFDLLSPEHPTVFCYTRTTETERWLVLAQLDRNQTTIDFPASWDYSNWEEILTTTSTKPLKQQMKLSNYEAHVYREITD is encoded by the coding sequence ATGCCTGAATTATCCACTCAATCGAAACCACTCTACACAGCTCAAAAAAATAATTGGTGGAAAAATGCTGTAGGTTATCAAATTTATCCTCGCAGTTTTAAAGACAGCAATCACGATGGTATCGGTGATTTAAATGGCATTCGCCAAAAATTGCCTTATTTGAAAGAACTGGGCATTGATTTTATTTGGATCAATCCAATTTACGCTTCACCAAATATCGATAACGGGTATGATATTTCTGATTACCAAGCAATCCATGAAGATTTCGGCACAATGGAAGACTTTCAGGACTTACTTGAAGAAGCACATGAGCTAGACTTAAAAATCATTATGGATTTAGTGGTCAACCACACCAGTGATCAACATCCATGGTTCTTAGAAGCGAAAAAATCCCGTAATAATCCTTATCGCGACTATTATCATTGGGTCGATGCAACGGAAGACCAACCGCCAAATAATTGGCAGTCTTTTTTCGGTGGTTCAACTTGGACATATGATGACACAACCCAACAGGCGTATTTTCATACTTTCGCCAAAGAACAGCCTGATCTCAACTGGAAAAATCCTCGTGTACGCCACGAAATTTACCAGATGATTCGATGGTGGTTAGAGCTTGGTATTGATGGTTTTCGGATTGACGCAATCAGCCATATCCAAAAAGAACCTTGGGATTTTGAGATTACAGATAACCAATGGGCACCATTTATGAATGTCTCTGGTATCGAAACGTATTTAAAAGAACTCAAAGCTATTTTTAACGAATACAATGTGATGACGGTTGGCGAAGCCAGCGGTGTTCCTCACCAAGAAGCAACACATTGGACAGGAGATAGCGGTTATTTCAACATGATTTTTGAATTGGAACACTGTGAGCGTATTGGCGAATTAGGCAGTCAAAAAGGCTCTATCCCTCACCTAAAACAATCATTAACACAATGGCAAACAAGCCTTGCAGATGACGGCTGGAATGCTCTTTACCTAGAAAATCATGATACACCTCGCAGTGTGTCAGTGTATGGAGATGATTCACCAGAAGCAGCTAAAGCCTTAGCCACTGTTCAGTTATTACTAAAAGGAACCCCTTTTATTTATCAAGGACAAGAACTAGGCATGACGAATTATCCCTTTCAATCCATTGAAGATATCGATGCAGCAGATACGATCCACTTTTACCAAACATTATTAGCACAAGGGAAAACAACAACAGATGCCTTGAAAATTGCGATAAACTGGTCTAGAGATCACAGCCGCACACCATTCCAATGGGAAGACACTTTACATGGGGGCTTTTCAACAACGACACCTTGGCTAAAAGTCAATGACAATTACCGAATGATCAACGCCGTACAAAAAGAAGTTGAAACATCTAGCGTTTTTCACTATTATCAAACATTGATTCGTTTGCGTAAACAGACAGAAGCTCTTATTCATGGTAAATTTGACTTGCTTTCACCTGAACATCCAACTGTTTTTTGTTACACACGAACAACCGAGACAGAACGTTGGCTTGTTTTAGCTCAACTCGACCGAAACCAGACAACCATTGATTTTCCTGCCTCTTGGGATTATTCCAACTGGGAAGAAATCCTAACTACCACAAGCACAAAACCTTTAAAACAGCAAATGAAGCTTTCTAATTATGAAGCGCATGTTTATCGAGAAATAACGGATTAA
- a CDS encoding C39 family peptidase translates to MKQKKNEKSKIYIIALLIITTFAGALLAKIAPMEEGHGFSAMFTDKKDVKTTETTTTSEKKQEKVKQLTYAEQINQEMAQGKFANRMPIKLLLQTDDRWKATPYGTGNPKGDTIEINGCAIVSLAMVSSYLDNKDYTPQDILNWSKNDYYMEGEGTAWVAFSDFAMMKGYQFEDLEMDITAVEEQLKQNHPVIVSVKPGLFTETGHIMVLSGTNNGKFWVNDPNDSEAKGHSKKEFTAEELTNEAVNFWTIYK, encoded by the coding sequence ATGAAACAAAAAAAGAATGAAAAATCAAAAATTTATATTATAGCGTTATTAATCATCACTACTTTTGCAGGCGCGTTGTTAGCAAAAATAGCTCCGATGGAAGAAGGACATGGATTTTCAGCGATGTTCACTGATAAAAAGGATGTTAAAACAACAGAGACAACCACCACCTCTGAGAAAAAACAAGAAAAAGTAAAGCAGCTTACCTATGCTGAGCAAATCAATCAAGAGATGGCTCAAGGAAAGTTTGCTAACCGAATGCCGATTAAATTATTATTACAAACGGATGACCGCTGGAAGGCAACGCCTTATGGGACGGGAAATCCTAAAGGGGATACGATAGAAATTAATGGCTGCGCGATTGTATCATTAGCTATGGTATCTTCTTATTTGGATAATAAAGACTATACGCCTCAAGATATTTTAAACTGGTCCAAAAATGACTATTATATGGAAGGGGAAGGAACGGCGTGGGTAGCCTTTTCTGACTTTGCTATGATGAAAGGATACCAATTTGAAGACCTTGAAATGGACATTACTGCAGTGGAGGAACAATTAAAGCAAAATCATCCAGTGATTGTCTCGGTCAAGCCAGGCTTATTTACAGAGACAGGACATATTATGGTGCTTAGCGGAACCAATAATGGAAAATTCTGGGTGAATGATCCAAATGATTCTGAGGCAAAAGGGCATTCTAAAAAAGAGTTTACCGCTGAGGAATTAACGAATGAAGCTGTGAATTTTTGGACGATTTATAAATAA
- a CDS encoding helix-turn-helix domain-containing protein: MKEILSSRSRRQLELMELLADHDWVTFALASESLNVPVKTLKSDIIELEALLAPATIEASKKYGIRLATNFGFCKTSIYQKFLKNSVEFQLIEKIFLHNFSTIIDLADDLYTSVSTIKRIVLRVNQLLQVEGFTINLKKMQLVGDPHSICNFMQHYFYEKYGVAESLLTPAQLISLDQVGLQIVKQAEPNKPSYTLDFSLLNRLRFYTYTVINLLKHNSENQLYDIPEKEFSILNDPYACDEFYCQFKLPLSPANINTFFYLFFSDQYVDSIDTLHKMTKVDRQAHLKYQKIETLLLEIEKKMGCKCNHFDDIFMSLYNLDCQIHGRTFILHDKNKEFLSGIKNLYGHFPMELIHSLQAIFYSNPYKEYLVYEAISILFTRWPNLLDRLEYSTPTMNACLLFNSGLEYMDMLSERITYYLRGRFSCTPLHVTSLEKLEKEAAEYDCIITNIPEIYINNIPIIVIPLIPDAKSFDKLMLVYEDHFGKK; encoded by the coding sequence ATGAAAGAAATTCTCTCCTCTCGATCCAGACGACAATTAGAATTAATGGAACTTTTAGCAGATCACGATTGGGTAACCTTCGCTTTAGCTTCAGAATCGTTGAATGTTCCCGTAAAAACATTAAAATCAGATATTATTGAGTTGGAAGCATTACTTGCACCAGCAACAATCGAAGCATCTAAAAAATATGGGATTCGTTTAGCAACAAATTTTGGTTTTTGTAAAACAAGTATCTATCAAAAATTTTTAAAAAATAGCGTTGAGTTTCAATTAATCGAAAAAATATTCTTACATAACTTCTCTACAATTATTGATTTAGCCGACGATCTTTATACAAGTGTTTCAACCATTAAGCGAATCGTTTTGCGAGTAAATCAACTACTTCAAGTAGAAGGTTTTACAATTAATTTGAAAAAAATGCAGCTTGTCGGCGATCCACATAGTATTTGTAATTTTATGCAGCATTATTTTTATGAAAAATATGGCGTAGCAGAAAGCCTGTTAACACCAGCTCAATTAATTAGCTTAGATCAAGTTGGACTTCAGATCGTTAAACAAGCTGAACCAAATAAACCATCTTATACCTTAGATTTTTCTCTTTTAAACCGATTACGCTTTTACACATATACCGTTATCAACTTACTAAAACACAATAGTGAAAATCAACTTTATGATATTCCAGAAAAAGAGTTTTCGATTCTTAATGATCCTTATGCATGTGATGAGTTTTATTGTCAGTTTAAATTGCCTTTATCTCCAGCGAACATAAACACTTTTTTCTATTTGTTTTTTAGTGATCAATACGTCGATTCCATCGATACCTTACATAAAATGACCAAAGTCGATCGACAAGCGCATTTAAAATATCAAAAAATTGAAACTCTTCTTCTAGAGATTGAAAAAAAGATGGGATGCAAATGCAACCACTTTGATGATATTTTTATGTCTCTCTATAATTTAGACTGTCAAATCCATGGACGGACATTTATCCTCCATGACAAGAATAAGGAGTTTCTTTCAGGGATCAAAAACCTTTATGGGCATTTTCCTATGGAGTTGATCCATTCTTTGCAAGCTATTTTTTATTCCAATCCTTACAAAGAGTATCTAGTCTATGAAGCTATTTCAATTTTATTCACCCGTTGGCCAAATTTACTTGATCGTTTAGAATACTCTACACCAACCATGAATGCCTGTCTTTTATTCAACTCCGGATTAGAATATATGGACATGCTTTCTGAACGAATCACATATTACTTACGCGGACGTTTTTCTTGCACACCATTACATGTGACTTCACTGGAGAAATTGGAAAAAGAAGCCGCAGAATATGACTGTATCATAACGAATATTCCTGAAATCTATATTAACAATATTCCGATTATCGTAATTCCACTCATTCCCGATGCAAAAAGCTTCGATAAATTGATGCTGGTTTATGAAGATCATTTTGGTAAAAAATGA
- a CDS encoding lytic polysaccharide monooxygenase: MKKKLLGLALMSTVILGGAGLLNVEQADAHGYVEKPAARGYQGSLDKNTIGWTAAMEKYGMVITNPQSLEFDKGFPQAGPADGRIASAQGGKGQIADFVMDSTGADRWTKQDINTGVNTFTWHYTAPHSTTKWHYYMTKVGWNPEKPLARADFDFLGEVKHDGSAASNNKSHQITIPENRTGYHVILAVWDVADTANAFYNVIDVNVKGGTGITPPVEVAPATPKNVRTSDVTTSSLKLSWDTVANAKEYNVYRDGKKVATVGGTQFNDANLTENKTYSYQVEAVGTNGKISEKSATVKATTQSSAVEDNQKPTAPTHVHSMGTTENSVDLMWTKSTHFLGVKNYEVYRDGKKIATTEKTSFKDTGLKANTTYKYTVKATSVGGNVSEASAVFSVKTKEAPSGQSTWVADKVYNTGDKVLFDDLEYVAKWWVKGDRPDKSDAWKLLSDKVMNWEANKAYSGGDKVTFQGKTYKAKWWTQGNQPDNSPVWELV; the protein is encoded by the coding sequence ATGAAGAAAAAGTTATTAGGACTAGCATTAATGTCAACAGTCATTTTAGGAGGCGCAGGTCTACTAAACGTAGAGCAAGCAGATGCGCATGGTTATGTAGAAAAACCAGCAGCACGTGGTTATCAAGGTTCATTAGATAAAAATACAATCGGCTGGACAGCTGCAATGGAAAAATACGGAATGGTTATTACAAATCCGCAATCTTTAGAATTTGATAAAGGGTTTCCACAAGCGGGACCAGCAGACGGACGAATTGCATCAGCACAAGGTGGTAAAGGACAAATCGCTGATTTTGTGATGGATAGCACTGGGGCAGACCGTTGGACGAAACAAGATATCAACACAGGTGTTAATACATTTACTTGGCATTACACAGCACCTCATAGCACAACTAAATGGCACTACTACATGACAAAAGTTGGTTGGAATCCAGAGAAGCCTTTAGCAAGAGCTGATTTTGATTTTCTTGGTGAAGTAAAACATGATGGTTCAGCTGCTTCAAATAATAAGTCACATCAAATTACTATCCCAGAAAACCGTACAGGTTACCATGTAATTTTAGCTGTTTGGGATGTTGCAGATACAGCAAATGCTTTTTATAATGTGATTGATGTAAACGTAAAAGGTGGCACTGGAATCACTCCTCCAGTAGAAGTAGCACCAGCGACACCAAAAAATGTAAGAACATCTGACGTAACAACTTCATCACTTAAATTATCATGGGATACAGTTGCGAATGCAAAAGAATACAACGTTTACCGTGATGGTAAAAAAGTTGCTACAGTTGGGGGAACACAATTTAATGATGCAAACTTAACTGAGAACAAAACATATTCATATCAAGTAGAAGCAGTTGGTACAAATGGTAAAATCTCTGAAAAGAGTGCTACAGTAAAAGCAACAACACAATCATCAGCAGTAGAAGATAACCAAAAACCGACAGCACCAACACACGTTCACTCTATGGGAACAACAGAAAATTCAGTAGATTTAATGTGGACAAAATCAACACATTTCTTAGGCGTTAAAAACTATGAAGTTTACCGTGATGGTAAAAAAATTGCTACAACAGAAAAAACAAGCTTTAAAGATACTGGTTTAAAAGCTAATACAACATACAAGTACACAGTCAAAGCAACTAGCGTTGGCGGCAACGTTTCTGAAGCAAGTGCGGTATTTTCTGTGAAAACAAAAGAAGCACCAAGTGGTCAATCTACATGGGTTGCTGATAAAGTGTATAACACTGGCGATAAAGTTCTCTTTGATGACTTAGAATACGTAGCAAAATGGTGGGTAAAAGGTGACCGTCCAGATAAATCAGATGCGTGGAAACTTCTTTCTGATAAAGTAATGAACTGGGAAGCGAACAAAGCTTATAGCGGTGGAGACAAAGTAACTTTCCAAGGCAAAACATACAAAGCAAAATGGTGGACACAAGGGAACCAACCAGATAATTCACCAGTTTGGGAACTAGTTTAA